TTCGCATGAAAATCGGGCTCATCACTGTGTCGAGCTATCGGGGGGCGACCACACAGTCCGGCGGAGCCAGGATCAGCCAGGATCTCAATGTTCAGGTCGCCGGGCGTCATGTTCTGCTGGTGGACGACATTCTGGACACCGGGGGCACGCTCCGACTGGTGCGTGAGCGGCTTGCGGACGCCGGGGCGAAATCGATCCGCGTCTGTGTGCTGCTTCGCAAGCCGAGCAAGGCCCCGTCCGATCTGAATATCGAGTTCGTCGGCTTCGACATCGAAGACAAGTTCGTGGTCGGGTACGGTCTGGACTACGACGATCATTATCGGAATCTGCCGGACATTGGTATTCTGCGGCCGGAGCTATATGCGAGTTCGCATTGACCTTTCCGCCAGGCGCTCGAGCCGCCAGTCCGCCCAACGGCTCATGCATGCGTCCTGCGGCCAGACGCCCGGGGCCGGTGCGGACGCCCGCCCGATCCCCGCCCTCAGCGACCTGCTGCCCGCCAATCTGCTCAGCGGCGACGAGATTGTCATTCTGGCGATGAAGCCTTCTCTCTGGTTTGTCTTGTTTGTCTCGGCCCGCTGGATCCTGGCCATGGCGGTGCTGCTGGTTCTCGTCGGGAACTGGGGGCACCGGTTTCCGCTACTCGACCGGCCGGTGGTGCTGCAAGGCGCGGTGGCGGTGGCCGCCGCCCGACTGGGTTTCGCCTTGCTGCAATGGGTATCGCGGCTCTATGTGCTGACCAACCGGCGGATTCTCCGGCTGATGGGCATCCTGAACATTGACCTGTTCGAATGCCAGTTGACCAGGATCCAGAACACCTACCTGACGATGAGCTGGTACGAGCGTCTGGTCAGGCTGGGCAGCATCTCGTTCGCGACCGCGGGCACCGGCGGCGTCGAAGCCTCCTGGTGGTACGTCAATCATCCGCTGGAAGTGCACGAGCGCATCCGTGCGGCGATCCATCGGGCCCGCGGCCCGGCCAACGGCGTCTGACCGCAGGGACCGCGAAACTCACTCCACCACAAACCAGCTCATGCCTTGGGCGGGCAGGTCGACGGGCAGATCGATGGCGTATTGGCGGTCCAGGCTGAATGATCTGGCTTCCCCGGTTCGCTCGGCCACGCGCGCCGTCCCGGTCAGGCCGGTATAGTAGAGGTTCACGCGCAGCGTTCGGGTCACCGGCCGGTTGAGCGGATTGAACACCACCAGCAGCCCCTTCTCCTTCAGGCCGGGATTCGCGTGCAGCATCCAGTCCAGATCACGAGCGTCGGCCCGGCGGCCATGAACAAGATCACTTTCCAGAATGTCGCGGTGGGCCTTGTACCAGTCCACCCAGCGCTTAACCATCGCCTTGGTCCGCTCCGTGTCGTACAGCCGGGGTCCTCGATAGCAGGCCTGGGCGCCAAGAGCCAGGTTGCTGTAGAGCATTCGCTCATAGTGGTCGAGGTGTTCGTCGAGCGGCTCGATCGTGGCCGCGGCACCGCCGCCCTGGTATTCGGTCAGCGGAACGAACATCCAGCCCATGCTCGGCGTCTTCTCCCAAGTGCCGTCGTAGATATTCTGGCGCGTGTGAATCACCTGCTGTTCCCGGGGCAGTGACCAGTTGGTCTCCCGGTAGCCCATGCCGGTCTTGTTCGATCCAACCAGGAAATAGTGGTCCGGGACATTGAGATACAGTCCCTGCCCACGGCACCATTGGTAGAAGCTCGAAATCGTTCGCCATTGGTTCCAGCGCGAGTCGGCGAGTCCGCGATGGCCGGGATGCTCGTCGCTCTGACAGACGTCGCCGGGGTACGAGCCGTCGTGTTCCAGCAGCGTGAAGCCGCTGTCACGGTGGAACTCATAGAGTCTGGCGAAGTAGTGCTGGCCCCACTTGCTCCCGAGGCAGGGGGAGTTGCCGAAGGTCGGGCGCTGACCTGGAGGCATAGCCACATCGTTGCCGCCGCCGACCTGTCGAGAGGCCAACAGCGAGTAGCTGCCGATCTCAAGGCCTTTGCTCCGGGCACGCTCGGCGTACCTGCTGGCCCTTGCCAGCACGGCGGGATCCTCGTTTTCCAGATCGAAGCCGCTGCCAAAGCTGAGGATGATCATCTCGAACCCGGTCTCGGCGCACTGTTCGATGGCGCTGGCAACGGTGGCCTCGTCGGCCGAGCGAACGTGCATCATGAGCGGATTCTCGGTGATCCAGGGGGCGATGACGCGGTACATGCGGCGCATCGACAGGCCGCACCGCTCGCGATCGTAGCTGTCGAAGGGCAGGATCCATGTTCGGAACGACTCGAAGGTCCGGCCGGGGGGGATGTCCTGGGCGGGCCCGAGATCCGGCCCGACCTCCAGCAAGCACGGCGTTTTCTTCTCGTAGTTTACCTGGGTGTGGAAATCCGGATCAGGCAGCCAGCGGAACGAGCGGCGATTTGCCCCCGCGGCCATCATCCCGCCGAAGGCCATGTCGGTTTCGACGTACATATTCGGTGTCACCCGCCCGGTGGTGAGTTCGTCCACCTCGGCCACACGCTCGACAACGGCGAGGATCTCGCTGGAGAATCGATCCAGCCGGATAGGCTTGTCCGTACCGTTGCGGACGGTGAGCCACTTGCTGTAACACGGCAGACCGTCGTACAACTCGTAGTGGACGGAAACGGTGACATTCCTCGAGCCGATGCCGGTTTCTGGCTGGGCCTTGGCGGCGTCGAACGGTCCGAATACCCGCACTCGTTCGATGCGGCATCGTGACCATTCCGCGTCCGGATGGACCTCGTCGCCGGCCCCCCCGCCTCGATCGGTTTTGCCCACGCGGGCGGCCCGCAGCGCGGCGCCCGCCCCCGATACCTCGAACAGACGATGAAACTCGGGCTTGTCCTGGCCGGCGTCGGCCACTTCCCACACCATGACCTCGGTCTCGAGCCGGACCCGCAGGCGGTAGCTGCGTGCCGTGTCGAGGCCACCGTCCGCGGCGGTGAACGCTTTCACCTTGGCCAGCTGTTCGCCGCCGTGGTCACGGAGCTCGAACTGGCCGTGGACACCCCGGTCGCCGGGCCGCAGGTTCACCTCGACCACGCGTCCCGAGAACACGAGACCGAGGCCCGGCCCCCAACTCGTGTCGTGGTCGGTGCCGGGGCTGATGACCGCTTCGACCAGCGATACCTCTTCCGGGAGGTCTCGCTCAGCGTAGCAGTGAGTCCCGGCGAGGGCGTGAATCTCGCCCGCCTTGCCTTCGTTCTGGAAACTGATGCCCTCGGCGTGCCGGGATGCGATGATCCTCCAGGCGGGGTCGAGCCTGCTGAATCCTTCGTCCCAGAGCAAGGATCGTCCTGCGGCGGAGGGTATTCCCTCCCCCAGGCCGCCGAGCGGCCAGGCGAAATCCAGCCTCAGCGATACGCCGTCCGGCGGCCATTTGGCGTTCGGCGCGTGGTGTCGAACCCGCTTCCAGGCGAATCGCTCGTTCAGCTTGCCAACCTCGAAGCCGACGAAGCGAAACGCCGCCGAATCCGCCCTCAATTGATCTACCCACTCCGGCCGCAAGAACGCGTAATTAGGCTGGCCCTTCAGTCCGCCGACCTCGTAACGCCTGCCGTCGAGCTCGATGGTCGCCTCCGGCTTGACCCCGCGCAGGACGGCCTCGCCGGTCACGAGATTGTCGAGTCCCACCGTGGCGGCATTCGGTGCCATCCGGAAGGTGCGGGCGATGAGTCCGTTGGCCAGCACGAGCTCATGGGACCCCGGGCCGCGAAAGACGCCCGCCTTGTAGCCCGAGCCATCGATGAGCCAGTCCTTGGCGCCCGCCCGCCCGGGCCCACGCCAAACGGCCAACTGTTCAAGGCACGGCGGAACCGCCTCGCCTTCGGTCGGACCAGGAGAGCCTGTCAGGGTCCCACAGGTGAGCATCGATAGAACGACGCTGGTCATGTTCATGTTCCATCCTCGATTCGCGGACCGCGCCCAGACGGCCCGGGTTCAGATCGCGGCCCTGGCGGGCGACCGCCGGCCCTCTATCACCACGGGGAGCGTCAATCCCGGGTCTCACACCACTGTCCAGTCGTGCAGCCACTGGTAGCGAGGAGAGAGGTTGGCAAGGAGATTGTCGGCGCATTCGCGCAAGGCCTGCTGGTCCTTCGCGTCCAGCGGCCTGTGACGTTCGTAGGACGCCTTCACATTCTCGTCGAGTTGCGAGGCCACCTCGACCCCGGGAATGACCGCCGACAACCGCTTCTCCTGCAGCATCGCCTTGAGCAGCGCGGGAGCTCGCGAATCGACCTTGCCGTTGAACTGCGTCGGCTTGCCCCCGAAGGTCGCTCCCGCCGCGAACGGCTTGATTCCAATCACGCCGACATCCTTCTCTTGAGCGAGGGCCAGCAGGCTGTCTCCGTCGTAGGCCTTCGTCAGGAACATGTACGGGAACAAGATCACCGAGAACTGCGGGTACTTGGTGAGTACCCGCCGGAACACGCTCGGCTTGTGGGCCGAGATCCCCAGAAAGCGGACCTTGCCTTGTTTGTGAGCCCTCTCAAACACCCCCGCAACCAGATCGAGCGTCTTCTCGTTGACTTCCCACATGGTCGCCTGCCGGGTCTGGCCTTCGCCCCAGGTCGCTCCGACCGGTCTCCACAGATCGAGCCTGTCGGTCTTGTACGCCCTGAGACGAGCGTCGATCTCCCGGAGCATGCCATCGGGACTCAGATGGTCCTCATACTCGCTGGTGAGTTTCTCCGGCCAGGAGGCGAAGCCGATGTAGAAGTGTTTGCGGAGATCAGAGCCCATCGCTTGTCCGTAGAGGGCGCATTCCTCGACGATATTGTTGTCGACGTAGTTCATGCCCAGTTCGATCGCCCTCTGGAGGACCGGCCGGCGGTCCTCGACCGATCTGCCGCCGTGGCCGCCCAGGCTGATCTCGGAAATCATGATCCCGGTCTTACCCAACCGCCGGTACCCCATCTTGGCGTTGTAGTTGAGGATCTTCGCGGTGTCGGCGGGCATGGTCCCGGTGACCGCGGCCCCGACGAAGCC
Above is a genomic segment from Phycisphaerae bacterium containing:
- the hpt gene encoding hypoxanthine phosphoribosyltransferase; its protein translation is MEADLERILIPRDRIAKRVKELGQEIAWTYEDEEDDGITIVTILSGAFIFVSDLIRQLPFRMKIGLITVSSYRGATTQSGGARISQDLNVQVAGRHVLLVDDILDTGGTLRLVRERLADAGAKSIRVCVLLRKPSKAPSDLNIEFVGFDIEDKFVVGYGLDYDDHYRNLPDIGILRPELYASSH
- a CDS encoding PH domain-containing protein, producing MRVRIDLSARRSSRQSAQRLMHASCGQTPGAGADARPIPALSDLLPANLLSGDEIVILAMKPSLWFVLFVSARWILAMAVLLVLVGNWGHRFPLLDRPVVLQGAVAVAAARLGFALLQWVSRLYVLTNRRILRLMGILNIDLFECQLTRIQNTYLTMSWYERLVRLGSISFATAGTGGVEASWWYVNHPLEVHERIRAAIHRARGPANGV
- a CDS encoding aldo/keto reductase, which produces MSPKEKTRREFIQSAGAMVAGTALVHQGGFVGAAVTGTMPADTAKILNYNAKMGYRRLGKTGIMISEISLGGHGGRSVEDRRPVLQRAIELGMNYVDNNIVEECALYGQAMGSDLRKHFYIGFASWPEKLTSEYEDHLSPDGMLREIDARLRAYKTDRLDLWRPVGATWGEGQTRQATMWEVNEKTLDLVAGVFERAHKQGKVRFLGISAHKPSVFRRVLTKYPQFSVILFPYMFLTKAYDGDSLLALAQEKDVGVIGIKPFAAGATFGGKPTQFNGKVDSRAPALLKAMLQEKRLSAVIPGVEVASQLDENVKASYERHRPLDAKDQQALRECADNLLANLSPRYQWLHDWTVV